DNA from Flavobacteriales bacterium:
CGTTATATGCTTCTGCATAGTCGGGTTTCGCAGATACGGCTCTTTTAAAATGCGCAATGGCCAATTCATATTCTTTCAGCATGAATTTAATTGTGCCCATATTATATGACGCCACAGAATTTTCTGGTTCTAATTTTAAGACTGCCTCAAATTCCGATTCTGCAGCGCTATATGAACCTAATTTCACTTGACACTCTCCTTTTTTCATACGAGCAGCAGTAAAATCCTTTTTCATACTTACAACTTTCGTAAAATCTCTGCTTGCCGGTGCATACTCTTTTAATTCAAAGTGACACATGCCTCTATTGAAATAAGAATCTGCGAAATGCGAATTGGACTTTATCGATTTATCGTAAAATACTATTGCTTCTTTATAGCTTTTTGCCTTATAACGTGCATTACCACTGTTATAAGCTTTCATCGCTTCGGCACTTACTTTACTTTGCAAATTTACATTTGCAATAGAATCTCTAAATTGTTGTTCCTCATCAGAGAGCTCTAAATCGTCCTGTGCAATACAAGAAAACGCCGCACTTGCAACAAGTAGAACCGAGAGGTATATATATCTTTTCATATGAGCTATAATTAGCTTAAAAGTATATCATTTGACTTGTTGACTCCTTATTAGAAAGGTCAGGTTTTCAACAAGTTTTCAGCAATATCATTCTGATTACTCTTCTTTAAAGAAACCCAGTGAGTTAAGGCTTACCAATCTTATTTCATTGTAATAGAATTCAAGAATTCTTTTAAAAGAAAAGCCTATTTCGGCCATATGAATAGCTCCTTCTTGGCAAAGTCCAACACCATGACCATACCCTCTACCCTTTATAACTACATCTTCTTTTCCTTCCGACACATTAAAAAACGTTGACTTTAATTTCCAGTCTCTTCGAACATTAGTTAATGGTAACGAGTCGTCTGAATTAAAATATTTCTTTCGATCAACCTGAGAAAAACCAAGCACTTCATTATTATCAACTTTATTAGCTGCCACATACTCTTTCCAATCGCTAAAATCAACATGTTTTTCCCAAACAGCGTTATGTTCGTGAAGACAAAATGTATCTACTACCGAGCGTAAATAAGATCGGTGCCCTCCCCAAACATCTTCTGAATTCATTGTTTGTCCACCGCAATTAGAATGGAACGTTGCTAGAATGAGTTCAACATTCTCATCTACTAAAACTAAATCCCTAGTTGCAATGGTACCTTGAATAATTTTAGCATCTCCTTTACTCTGCCCCTTGTATACCTGGCAATGCACCTTATCGCATAATTCATAACCATCCTTTGCGTGCTTACGAATATTCCCAAGTGCGTATGTTCTACATATTATAGCTTGTACTTTGTAATACTCTAAAGTCCTTTGCCTTCCACTTTCCCATTCTACAACGTTAGACACGTATCTGTCAAGGTCAATTTCATTAATAATAACAAGTCCGTTTTCCGAATTGCCTATTCTGAAATTACCATCAAACTGTTTGATTTTCTTTTCTGGTGAGGTGCATTTTATTCTTAGGTTATTTGCCTTATCGCTGGTTACAAACTGAATCGTTTTAAAAATGCCGTATTCTTTTTCAAACCCCTTAATATGCAATAAGGTATCTAGCGACTTAATTTCAAAAATGGCGTCATCGGCCAATGGAGTTAATGTATCTCCGTCTGCTATTAAAAAATAGTCTCCTTTAGAATGAGAGATTAAGACTGATTGAATATTCTCTTTATTGAACAAGCCAATGGTTACTTCTGAAGAAATCAAAAGGCTTGGCAAAAACAATAACGAAATAACTAAGGCCGTAAAACTCCTACTCATTCGCCTTCCAAAATATATTCTACGATACTACTCGCTACCCGAGAACTCGCTCCACTTTGGGATAAATTACTTTTCAAATCATTATAATCTTTCAACACAGATGTTCGGGCATCTTTATCGTTCAATAATTTACCTAGTTCTTCTTTCAAGCTATTCTCATTAAAATCATTTTGAATCAACTCTTTTACCGCAGGCCTGTCTAAAATCAAATTTACTAAACATATATACTTCACCTTTATTAGCCATTTCGCTATGTGGAATGAAACCGAATTCCCTTTATAACACACTACTTCTGGTACCATAAAGACTGCAGCTTCTA
Protein-coding regions in this window:
- a CDS encoding SpoIID/LytB domain-containing protein; amino-acid sequence: MSRSFTALVISLLFLPSLLISSEVTIGLFNKENIQSVLISHSKGDYFLIADGDTLTPLADDAIFEIKSLDTLLHIKGFEKEYGIFKTIQFVTSDKANNLRIKCTSPEKKIKQFDGNFRIGNSENGLVIINEIDLDRYVSNVVEWESGRQRTLEYYKVQAIICRTYALGNIRKHAKDGYELCDKVHCQVYKGQSKGDAKIIQGTIATRDLVLVDENVELILATFHSNCGGQTMNSEDVWGGHRSYLRSVVDTFCLHEHNAVWEKHVDFSDWKEYVAANKVDNNEVLGFSQVDRKKYFNSDDSLPLTNVRRDWKLKSTFFNVSEGKEDVVIKGRGYGHGVGLCQEGAIHMAEIGFSFKRILEFYYNEIRLVSLNSLGFFKEE
- a CDS encoding tetratricopeptide repeat protein, which produces MKRYIYLSVLLVASAAFSCIAQDDLELSDEEQQFRDSIANVNLQSKVSAEAMKAYNSGNARYKAKSYKEAIVFYDKSIKSNSHFADSYFNRGMCHFELKEYAPASRDFTKVVSMKKDFTAARMKKGECQVKLGSYSAAESEFEAVLKLEPENSVASYNMGTIKFMLKEYELAIAHFKRAVSAKPDYAEAYNDMGSCKRQLMKYSAALVDYNKAVSINGELAFIHNNIGSTKKKLKDLDGALIAYDKAIAVDSKFYMAWNNRGSILFDKGNYNEARNNFSKAIELNPNYALSYNNRAAILIIEEKFKEAVADLDKSIKMDASNAKSYLNRGIAKEMLRDPAGACADWQKAKDMGLSRGKYYLMNDCQ
- a CDS encoding lipid-A-disaccharide synthase, with the translated sequence EAAVFMVPEVVCYKGNSVSFHIAKWLIKVKYICLVNLILDRPAVKELIQNDFNENSLKEELGKLLNDKDARTSVLKDYNDLKSNLSQSGASSRVASSIVEYILEGE